One Pseudomonas sp. FP1742 genomic window carries:
- the purD gene encoding phosphoribosylamine--glycine ligase, producing the protein MNVLIIGSGGREHALAWKVAQDPRVQKVFVAPGNAGTAIEAKCENVAIEVLALEQLADFAEKNVSLTIVGPEVPLVAGVVDLFRSRGLDCFGPTAGAAQLEGSKAFTKDFLARHKIPTADYQNFTEIEPALAYLREKGAPIVIKADGLAAGKGVIVAMTLAEAEDAVRDMLAGNAFGDAGSRVVIEEFLDGEEASFIVMVDGKNVLPMATSQDHKRVGDGDTGPNTGGMGAYSPAPVVTAEVHQRVMDLVIWPTVRGMAEEGNVYTGFLYAGLMIDKAGNPKVIEFNCRFGDPETQPVMLRLQSSLVLLVEAALAQALDKVEAQWDPRPSVGIVLAAGGYPGDYAKGVAINGLDAAAALEGKVFHAGTALKDGQVVTAGGRVLCATAMGTSVDAAQQQAYKLAAKIDWEGCFYRKDIGYRAIARERGENQE; encoded by the coding sequence ATGAATGTTTTGATCATTGGCAGCGGTGGCCGTGAACACGCCCTGGCCTGGAAAGTGGCTCAGGATCCGCGCGTGCAGAAAGTGTTCGTTGCCCCGGGCAACGCCGGCACCGCCATTGAAGCCAAGTGCGAGAACGTCGCCATCGAAGTGCTCGCCCTCGAGCAGCTTGCAGATTTCGCGGAGAAAAACGTTTCCCTCACCATCGTCGGCCCGGAAGTACCGCTGGTCGCCGGTGTCGTCGATCTGTTCCGCTCCCGTGGCCTGGATTGCTTCGGCCCGACCGCTGGCGCTGCTCAGCTGGAAGGTTCGAAAGCCTTCACCAAAGACTTCCTGGCGCGCCACAAGATCCCGACCGCCGACTACCAGAACTTCACAGAGATCGAGCCGGCCCTGGCTTATCTGCGTGAAAAAGGCGCGCCGATCGTGATCAAGGCCGATGGCCTGGCCGCCGGTAAAGGCGTAATCGTAGCCATGACCCTGGCCGAAGCCGAAGACGCCGTGCGCGACATGCTCGCCGGCAATGCATTTGGCGACGCCGGTTCGCGCGTGGTGATTGAAGAGTTCCTGGACGGCGAAGAAGCCAGCTTCATTGTCATGGTCGATGGCAAGAACGTGCTGCCGATGGCCACCAGCCAGGACCACAAACGCGTCGGTGACGGCGACACCGGCCCGAACACCGGTGGCATGGGCGCTTACTCCCCGGCTCCGGTCGTCACGGCCGAAGTCCATCAGCGGGTCATGGACCTGGTGATCTGGCCGACCGTTCGCGGCATGGCCGAGGAAGGCAACGTCTACACCGGTTTCCTCTATGCCGGCTTGATGATCGACAAGGCTGGTAACCCAAAAGTTATCGAGTTCAACTGCCGTTTCGGCGATCCTGAGACCCAACCGGTGATGCTGCGCTTGCAGTCGAGCCTGGTGTTGCTGGTCGAAGCTGCTTTGGCGCAAGCGCTGGACAAAGTCGAAGCGCAATGGGATCCACGTCCGAGCGTCGGCATCGTATTGGCCGCCGGTGGTTACCCGGGTGACTACGCCAAAGGCGTCGCCATCAACGGTCTGGATGCAGCAGCGGCACTGGAAGGCAAAGTCTTCCACGCCGGCACTGCACTCAAGGACGGTCAGGTGGTGACGGCCGGTGGTCGGGTGCTGTGCGCAACCGCCATGGGTACCAG